A region from the Arachis ipaensis cultivar K30076 chromosome B01, Araip1.1, whole genome shotgun sequence genome encodes:
- the LOC107639229 gene encoding uncharacterized protein LOC107639229 isoform X3 produces the protein MEVMSFCVTFIKFHTFAFLKPKVATTQIQGLSLPNNRSKHCNLYSSSSSSSRSIAATATLYPSTTQKNRHWMVLMEPPPHGVTSKSQLIDYYASTLHKVLASERDAQMCIYDASYDTHFGFCCDIDPQITSQLTSLPGVLLVRPDPDFSSSEKDYSLSSGQEGLLSNSKHWLVRIDKPAVGIVTKAQMVDYFVQILTKVMGNEKDAQMCIYHVSWKKIFGFCCELDDDCAQELAGVPGILSVQPDNNFESENKDYEGNNLENSLSVQKSFEASQAAPLRTKKLFVTGLSFYTSEKTLRAAFEGFGDLVEVKIIMDKISKRSKGYAFVEYTTEEAASAALKEMNGKIINGWMIVVDVAKTNPPRHNRVMSGHQFHKPKAF, from the exons atggAAGTTATGTCTTTTTGTGTCACATTCATCAAATTTCATACATTTGCCTTTCTGAAACCAAAAGTAGCAACAACCCAAATTCAGGGCCTTTCACTACCCAATAATAGGAGCAAACATTGCAATctttattcatcttcttcttcatcttcaagaAGTATAGCAGCAACAGCAACACTATACCCTTCCACCACACAGAAGAACCGCCACTGGATGGTACTCATGGAGCCTCCACCTCACGGTGTCACTTCCAAGTCACAACTCATCGATTATTACGCCAGCACTCTCCACAAAGTCCTTGCTAGTGAGAGAGATGCTCAAATGTGTATATATGATGCTTCCTACGATACACACTTTGGTTTCTGTTGTGACATTGATCCACAAATAACCTCCCAACTCACAAGTTTACCGGGGGTCTTGTTAGTTAGGCCTGATCCGGATTTCAGTTCTTCGGAAAAGGACTATAGTCTATCAAGTGGTCAAGAAGGTCTGCTATCGAATTCAAA GCATTGGCTTGTTAGAATTGATAAACCTGCTGTTGGGATTGTTACAAAGGCTCAGATGGTCGATTATTTTGTTCAAATATTGACCAAGGTCATGGGAAACGAGAAGGATGCTCAGATGTGCATATATCATGTTTCTTGGAAAAAAATATTTGGTTTTTGCTGTGAACTTGATGACGACTGTGCACAGGAGTTAGCTGGTGTGCCTGGTATCTTATCAGTTCAACCAGATAATAATTTTGAGTCAGAAAATAAGGATTATGAAGGTAATAACTTGGAAAACAGTTTGAGTGTGCAAAAATCTTTTGAAGCAAGTCAGGCAGCTCCCCTGCGAACGAAAAAGCTTTTTGTGACAGGACTATCGTTTTATACATCTGAGAAAACCTTACGCGCAGCATTTGAAGGCTTTGGTGATCTTGTTGAAGTCAAAATCATTATGGATAAAATTTCCAAAAGGTCCAAGGGTTATGCATTTGTTGAGTACACCACAGAGGAGGCTGCAAGCGCAGCATTGAAAGAGATGAATGGCAAGATTATTAATGGATGGATGATAGTAGTGGATGTTGCCAAGACTAACCCACCAAGGCACAACAGGGTCATGTCAGGCCATCAGTTTCACAAGCCAAAAGCCTTTTAA
- the LOC107639214 gene encoding ATP-citrate synthase beta chain protein 1 yields the protein MATGQLFSSNTQALFYNYKQLPIQRMLDFDFLCGRETPSVAGIINPGSEGFQKLFFGQQEIAIPVHSTIEAACAAHPTADVFINFASFRSAAASSLSALKQPTIRVVAIIAEGVPELDTKELIAYARTNNKVVIGPATVGGIQAGAFKIGDTAGTIDNIIHCKLYRPGSVGFVSKSGGMSNELYNSIARVTDGIYEGIAIGGDVFPGSTLSDHVLRFNNIPQVKMMVVLGELGGRDEYSLVEALKEGKVTKPVVAWVSGTCARLFKSEVQFGHAGAKSGGEMESAQAKNQALKEAGAVVPTSYESFEDAIKETYDKLVKEGNITQVKEFTPPPIPEDLSIAIRNGKVRAPTHIVSTISDDRGEEPCYAGVPMSSIIEQGFGVGDVICLLWFKRSLPRYCTQFIEICIILCADHGPCVSGAHNAIVTARAGKDLVSCLVSGLLTIGPRFGGAVDDAARYFKDACDRSLTPYEFVESMKKKGIRVPGIGHRIKSRDNKDKRVELLQKFARTHFPSVKYIEYAVQVEDYTLTKANNLVLNVDGAIGSLFLDLLAGSGMFTKQEIDEIVDIGYLNGLFVLARSIGLIGHTFDQKRLKQPLYRHPWEDVLYTK from the exons ATGGCGACAGGACAATTATTCTCCAGTAACACACAGGCTTTATTCTACAACTACAAGCAACTACCCATCCAGCGGATGCTTGATTTTGACTTTCTTTGTG gcAGGGAAACACCATCAGTTGCTGGAATAATTAATCCTGGTTCTGAGGGATTTCAGAAGCTCTTTTTTGGTCAACAGGAAATCGCCATCCCAGTTCATTCTAC CATTGAAGCAGCTTGTGCTGCGCATCCTACTGCTGATGTGTTCATCAATTTTGCATCATTTAGAAG TGCCGCAGCATCATCCTTGTCTGCTCTGAAGCAGCCAACAATCAGAGTTGTTGCTATTATTGCCGAAGGTGTACCTGAGTTAGACACTAAGGAATTAATTGCATATGCCCGGACAAACAACAAG GTTGTTATTGGCCCAGCCACTGTTGGAGGCATTCAAGCCGGTGCTTTTAAGATAGGTGACACAGCTGGAACAATCGACAATATAATTCATTGCAAGCTCTACAGGCCTGGATCTGTCGGATTTGTTTCTAAATCT GGTGGTATGTCCAATGAATTGTACAACTCTATTGCCCGTGTAACTGATGGAATTTATGAAG GCATTGCCATCGGAGGAGATGTTTTTCCGGGTTCCACACTTTCGGATCATGTTTTGCGATTTAACAACATTCCCCAG GTCAAAATGATGGTAGTACTTGGGGAACTTGGTGGGCGTGATGAGTATTCTCTTGTGGAAGCCCTAAAAGAAGGGAAAGTAACAAAACCAGTTGTTGCCTGGGTTAGTGGAACCTGTGCAAGACTCTTCAAATCTGAAGTACAATTTGGTCATGCT GGAGCCAAAAGTGGTGGTGAAATGGAGTCTGCTCAAGCAAAGAATCAGGCACTAAAGGAAGCTGGAGCTGTTGTTCCCACGTCATATGAATCTTTTGAAGATGCAATAAAGGAAACATATGACAAGTTG GTTAAAGAAGGGAATATAACACAAGTGAAGGAGTTCACCCCTCCACCTATCCCTGAGGACCTTAGCATTGCAATTAGGAATGGAAAAGTCCGCGCTCCAACTCATATCGTTTCCACCATCTCTGATGACAGAG GTGAGGAGCCGTGCTATGCTGGTGTACCAATGTCTTCCATTATCGAACAGGGTTTTGGTGTGGGTGATGTTATCTGTCTTTTGTGGTTCAAACGCAGCCTTCCCCGCTATTGCACTCAATTTATTGAG ATATGCATCATTCTATGTGCCGACCATGGTCCTTGTGTTTCTGGTGCTCACAATGCCATAGTGACAGCGAGGGCTGGGAAGGACCTTGTCTCTTGTCTTGTATCAG GGTTGCTTACAATCGGTCCACGATTTGGGGGCGCTGTTGATGATGCTGCTCGCTACTTCAAGGATGCTTGTGACAGG AGTCTTACACCTTATGAGTTTGTAGAAAGTATGAAGAAGAAAGGCATTCGTGTGCCAGGAATAGGGCACAG AATCAAGAGCAGGGATAACAAAGATAAGAGAGTCGAATTGCTACAGAAGTTTGCTCGCACGCATTTTCCTTCTGTGAAATACATTGAATATGCTGTACAAGTTGAAGACTACACCCTCACCAAGGCAAATAACTTGGTTCTAAACGTGGATGGTGCAATTGGGTCCCTTTTCTTGGACCTTCTTGCTGGAAGTGGAATGTTCACCAAACAAGAGATTGATGAAATTGTGGATATCGGCTATCTGAATGGGCTTTTTGTTCTGGCACGTTCCATTGGTCTGATTGG GCATACGTTTGACCAAAAGAGATTGAAGCAGCCGCTCTACCGCCACCCATGGGAGGATGTTCTTTACACAAAGTGA
- the LOC107639229 gene encoding 30 kDa ribonucleoprotein, chloroplastic-like isoform X1: MEVMSFCVTFIKFHTFAFLKPKVATTQIQGLSLPNNRSKHCNLYSSSSSSSRSIAATATLYPSTTQKNRHWMVLMEPPPHGVTSKSQLIDYYASTLHKVLASERDAQMCIYDASYDTHFGFCCDIDPQITSQLTSLPGVLLVRPDPDFSSSEKDYSLSSGQEGLLSNSKLQFETNMLFFLENSKHWLVRIDKPAVGIVTKAQMVDYFVQILTKVMGNEKDAQMCIYHVSWKKIFGFCCELDDDCAQELAGVPGILSVQPDNNFESENKDYEGNNLENSLSVQKSFEASQAAPLRTKKLFVTGLSFYTSEKTLRAAFEGFGDLVEVKIIMDKISKRSKGYAFVEYTTEEAASAALKEMNGKIINGWMIVVDVAKTNPPRHNRVMSGHQFHKPKAF, translated from the coding sequence atggAAGTTATGTCTTTTTGTGTCACATTCATCAAATTTCATACATTTGCCTTTCTGAAACCAAAAGTAGCAACAACCCAAATTCAGGGCCTTTCACTACCCAATAATAGGAGCAAACATTGCAATctttattcatcttcttcttcatcttcaagaAGTATAGCAGCAACAGCAACACTATACCCTTCCACCACACAGAAGAACCGCCACTGGATGGTACTCATGGAGCCTCCACCTCACGGTGTCACTTCCAAGTCACAACTCATCGATTATTACGCCAGCACTCTCCACAAAGTCCTTGCTAGTGAGAGAGATGCTCAAATGTGTATATATGATGCTTCCTACGATACACACTTTGGTTTCTGTTGTGACATTGATCCACAAATAACCTCCCAACTCACAAGTTTACCGGGGGTCTTGTTAGTTAGGCCTGATCCGGATTTCAGTTCTTCGGAAAAGGACTATAGTCTATCAAGTGGTCAAGAAGGTCTGCTATCGAATTCAAAACTACAATTTGAAACCAACATGTTATTCTTTCTTGAGAATTCAAAGCATTGGCTTGTTAGAATTGATAAACCTGCTGTTGGGATTGTTACAAAGGCTCAGATGGTCGATTATTTTGTTCAAATATTGACCAAGGTCATGGGAAACGAGAAGGATGCTCAGATGTGCATATATCATGTTTCTTGGAAAAAAATATTTGGTTTTTGCTGTGAACTTGATGACGACTGTGCACAGGAGTTAGCTGGTGTGCCTGGTATCTTATCAGTTCAACCAGATAATAATTTTGAGTCAGAAAATAAGGATTATGAAGGTAATAACTTGGAAAACAGTTTGAGTGTGCAAAAATCTTTTGAAGCAAGTCAGGCAGCTCCCCTGCGAACGAAAAAGCTTTTTGTGACAGGACTATCGTTTTATACATCTGAGAAAACCTTACGCGCAGCATTTGAAGGCTTTGGTGATCTTGTTGAAGTCAAAATCATTATGGATAAAATTTCCAAAAGGTCCAAGGGTTATGCATTTGTTGAGTACACCACAGAGGAGGCTGCAAGCGCAGCATTGAAAGAGATGAATGGCAAGATTATTAATGGATGGATGATAGTAGTGGATGTTGCCAAGACTAACCCACCAAGGCACAACAGGGTCATGTCAGGCCATCAGTTTCACAAGCCAAAAGCCTTTTAA
- the LOC107620123 gene encoding glycine-rich cell wall structural protein-like, whose product MGQSHKNVGALVMIFVLVIGIAECRRFKEDELVDGYGGAGLGAGGGGGGGFGGGGGAGSGGGVGFGAGKGVGGGGGSGGGGGAGGGAGGGFGGGHGGGIGGGAGAGAGVGFGGGHGGGVGGGGGFGGGGGGGSGGGSGGGSGVGFGAGSGGGSGGGSGGGGGGGGGGGGGGGSGGGVGFGGGSGFGSGHGGDIGNVGSGGCNGSYCEGGGGGYPPP is encoded by the coding sequence atgggGCAATCACATAAGAATGTGGGTGCACTTGTAATGATATTTGTTTTGGTGATAGGGATAGCAGAATGCCGAAGGTTCAAAGAAGACGAACTTGTTGACGGATATGGAGGAGCTGGTttaggtgctggtggtggtggtggtggtggttttgGTGGGGGTGGAGGTGCTGGTTCTGGTGGCGGGGTTGGTTTTGGAGCTGGCAAAGGTGTTGGTGGAGGTGGTGGAAGTGGTGGAGGTGGTGGAGCTGGAggtggtgctggtggtggttTTGGAGGTGGACATGGTGGTGGCATTGGAGGAGGAGCCGGTGCTGGTGCTGGTGTAGGCTTTGGAGGTGGACATGGTGGTGGCGTTGGAGGAGGTGGTGGATTTGGAGGAGGGGGAGGTGGAGGTTCTGGTGGAGGCTCTGGAGGTGGTTCTGGTGTAGGCTTTGGAGCTGGTTCCGGTGGTGGTAGCGGTGGGGGATCTGGTGGCGGTGGAGGTGGAGGAGGTGGAGGAGGAGGTGGAGGAGGAAGTGGAGGAGGAGTTGGATTTGGTGGAGGTAGTGGCTTTGGAAGTGGACATGGGGGTGACATTGGAAACGTAGGATCTGGCGGTTGCAACGGTAGTTATTgtgaaggtggtggtggtggatatCCACCACCATAG
- the LOC107639238 gene encoding probable serine/threonine-protein kinase DDB_G0271682 isoform X1 encodes MGTPPTEELMKKIEQLEEGHEHLKQEMSRLKLSDATRSHHHHHRQRSHSVSPQRSRLGAPPKRGPADGASAAAWKRGSCSFKQSSPLQRESRSDPKKEGEGGGGAKCGPSAVNFTDRQYLNILQSMGQSVHILDLTSRIIYWNPSAENLYGYAAEEALGQDGIELIVDPRDFALADDIVNRVVMGESWTGQFPVKNKMGEQFLVVATNTPFYDDDGSLVGIICVSSDSRLFVETRVPCLGANNAESGSGSRPLRSSISNKLGLDTQQPLQTSIASKFSNLASKVSNKVKSRIRTGENNGDRESGNGGSHQSEHSFSEVGVADHREDANSSGASTPRGDVMQSPFGIFSHGEERSQGKTLKESADDSEGKSIHKIITSRAEAWIQKKTMAWPWKANDQEGSEAKDVRVAVSFLSNDHQENQSVNQKQERQGGERNRPSNNETSGSWSSSININSTSSASSCGSAGSCAVNNKVDVDTDCLDYEILWEDLTIGEQIGQGSCGTVYHALWYGSDVAVKVFSKQEYSDDVILSFRQEVSVIKRLRHPNILLFMGAVTSPQRLCIVTEFLPRGSLCRLLHRNTPKLDWRRRVHMALDIARGVNYLHHCNPPIIHRDLKSSNLLVDKNWTVKVCDFGLSRLKHETFLTTKTGRGTPQWMAPEVLRNEPSDEKSDVYSFGVILWELATEKIPWDNLNSMQVIGAVGFMDQRLEIPKDVDPRWASIIESCWHRDPASRPTFRELLEKLRELQRQYAIQLQAARSAGGESPQKES; translated from the exons atgggaACGCCACCAACGGAAGAGCTTATGAAGAAGATCGAGCAGCTAGAGGAAGGTCACGAGCATCTCAAGCAAGAGATGTCAAGGCTCAAGCTTTCTGATGCCACCAgaagccaccaccaccaccatcgccAGAGGTCTCACTCCGTCTCTCCGCAGCGTTCTAGATTGGGTGCACCGCCGAAGAGGGGACCCGCCGATGGAGCCTCAGCTGCCGCATGGAAGAGAGGCTCTTGTTCCTTTAAGCAATCTTCACCTCTGCAGAGAGAGAGTCGCAGTGATCCCAAAAAAGAAGGTGAAGGAGGTGGTGGTGCAAAGTGTGGTCCTTCCGCCGTGAATTTTACTGATAGACAGTATCTTAATATTTTGCAGTCAATGGGACAGTCCGTTCATATATTGGATCTTACCTCTCGGATAATCTACTG GAACCCAAGTGCCGAAAATCTGTATGGTTATGCTGCGGAGGAAGCTCTTGGGCAGGATGGGATTGAGCTGATTGTTGACCCCAGGGATTTTGCCTTGGCTGATGATATTGTGAACCGTGTCGTAATGGGAGAGAGCTGGACTGGGCAATTCCCGGTcaagaataagatgggagagcaGTTCTTGGTGGTGGCGACGAATACTCCTTTCTATGATGATGATGGAAGTTTAGTTGGGATTATCTGTGTCTCGAGTGATTCGCGGCTCTTCGTTGAAACGAGAGTTCCGTGCTTGGGTGCAAACAATGCCGAATCAGGTTCAGGCTCTAGGCCTCTTAGAAGTAGCATTTCAAATAAACTTGGCCTTGATACTCAGCAGCCTCTCCAAACTTCTATAGCATCCAAGTTCTCGAATTTG GCATCAAAGGTAAGTAACAAAGTTAAGTCAAGAATCCGGACCGGAGAAAATAACGGTGATCGTGAAAGCGGGAACGGAGGAAGTCATCAATCTGAGCATAGTTTCTCAGAAGTTGGTGTTGCAGACCACAGAGAGGATGCTAATTCCAGTGGAGCTAGCACACCCAGAGGTGATGTGATGCAGTCCCCTTTTGGTATATTTTCTCATGGTGAGGAAAGATCCCAAGGAAAAACTTTGAAAGAATCTGCCGATGATAGTGAAGGAAAATCTATTCACAAGATTATAACGTCTAGGGCTGAAGCATGGATTCAAAAGAAAACAATGGCATGGCCATGGAAAGCAAATGATCAAGAAGGATCGGAGGCAAAGGATGTCCGTGTTGCTGTGTCTTTCTTGTCAAATGATCATCAAGAAAATCAGTCAGTTAATCAGAAGCAAGAACGACAAGGAGGTGAAAGGAATCGCCCTAGTAACAATGAGACTTCAGGATCCTGGTCCTCGTCCATCAATATTAACAGCACAAGTAGTGCCAGCAGCTGTGGAAGTGCCGGAAGTTGTGCTGTCAATAATAAAGTGGATGTGGACACTGATTGCTTGGATTATGAAATTTTGTGGGAAGACCTGACTATTGGAGAACAAATTGGACAAG GTTCCTGTGGAACTGTATATCATGCTCTGTGGTATGGATCA GATGTTGCGGTCAAGGTATTCTCAAAGCAAGAATATTCAGATGATGTGATACTTTCCTTCAGACAAGAG GTTTCTGTTATTAAAAGGCTTCGGCACCCAAATATTCTTCTCTTTATGGGGGCAGTGACTTCACCTCAACGTCTCTGCATCGTGACAGAGTTTCTCCCACG TGGAAGCTTGTGTCGCTTGTTACACAGAAACACGCCGAAACTTGACTGGAGACGACGAGTTCATATGGCCTTGGATATT GCACGAGGTGTGAATTATCTTCATCACTGCAATCCACCTATCATCCATAGAGATTTGAAGTCATCAAATCTTCTAGTTGATAAGAATTGGACTGTAAAG GTTTGTGACTTTGGTCTTTCACGTCTTAAGCATGAAACATTTCTCACGACGAAGACAGGGAGGGGCACA CCACAATGGATGGCACCAGAAGTTCTTCGTAACGAACCCTCAGATGAGAA GTCCGATGTATACAGCTTTGGAGTAATATTATGGGAACTTGCAACCGAAAAGATCCCTTGGGATAATCTCAACTCAATGCAG GTGATTGGAGCCGTGGGGTTCATGGATCAGCGACTTGAAATTCCAAAAGATGTTGATCCACGATGGGCTTCTATAATTGAGAGCTGCTGGCATCG TGATCCAGCTTCCCGTCCAACATTCCGGGAACTACTCGAGAAGCTTAGAGAGCTGCAAAGGCAGTATGCCATTCAGCTCCAAGCTGCTCGATCGGCCGGAGGGGAAAGCCCCCAAAAGGAGTCCTAG
- the LOC107639238 gene encoding probable serine/threonine-protein kinase DDB_G0271682 isoform X2 produces MGTPPTEELMKKIEQLEEGHEHLKQEMSRLKLSDATRSHHHHHRQRSHSVSPQRSRLGAPPKRGPADGASAAAWKRGSCSFKQSSPLQRESRSDPKKEGEGGGGAKCGPSAVNFTDRQYLNILQSMGQSVHILDLTSRIIYWNPSAENLYGYAAEEALGQDGIELIVDPRDFALADDIVNRVVMGESWTGQFPVKNKMGEQFLVVATNTPFYDDDGSLVGIICVSSDSRLFVETRVPCLGANNAESGSGSRPLRSSISNKLGLDTQQPLQTSIASKFSNLASKVSNKVKSRIRTGENNGDRESGNGGSHQSEHSFSEVGVADHREDANSSGASTPRGDVMQSPFGIFSHGEERSQGKTLKESADDSEGKSIHKIITSRAEAWIQKKTMAWPWKANDQEGSEAKDVRVAVSFLSNDHQENQSVNQKQERQGGERNRPSNNETSGSWSSSININSTSSASSCGSAGSCAVNNKVDVDTDCLDYEILWEDLTIGEQIGQGSCGTVYHALWYGSDVAVKVFSKQEYSDDVILSFRQEVSVIKRLRHPNILLFMGAVTSPQRLCIVTEFLPRGSLCRLLHRNTPKLDWRRRVHMALDIARGVNYLHHCNPPIIHRDLKSSNLLVDKNWTVKVCDFGLSRLKHETFLTTKTGRGTPQWMAPEVLRNEPSDEKSDVYSFGVILWELATEKIPWDNLNSMQEHCR; encoded by the exons atgggaACGCCACCAACGGAAGAGCTTATGAAGAAGATCGAGCAGCTAGAGGAAGGTCACGAGCATCTCAAGCAAGAGATGTCAAGGCTCAAGCTTTCTGATGCCACCAgaagccaccaccaccaccatcgccAGAGGTCTCACTCCGTCTCTCCGCAGCGTTCTAGATTGGGTGCACCGCCGAAGAGGGGACCCGCCGATGGAGCCTCAGCTGCCGCATGGAAGAGAGGCTCTTGTTCCTTTAAGCAATCTTCACCTCTGCAGAGAGAGAGTCGCAGTGATCCCAAAAAAGAAGGTGAAGGAGGTGGTGGTGCAAAGTGTGGTCCTTCCGCCGTGAATTTTACTGATAGACAGTATCTTAATATTTTGCAGTCAATGGGACAGTCCGTTCATATATTGGATCTTACCTCTCGGATAATCTACTG GAACCCAAGTGCCGAAAATCTGTATGGTTATGCTGCGGAGGAAGCTCTTGGGCAGGATGGGATTGAGCTGATTGTTGACCCCAGGGATTTTGCCTTGGCTGATGATATTGTGAACCGTGTCGTAATGGGAGAGAGCTGGACTGGGCAATTCCCGGTcaagaataagatgggagagcaGTTCTTGGTGGTGGCGACGAATACTCCTTTCTATGATGATGATGGAAGTTTAGTTGGGATTATCTGTGTCTCGAGTGATTCGCGGCTCTTCGTTGAAACGAGAGTTCCGTGCTTGGGTGCAAACAATGCCGAATCAGGTTCAGGCTCTAGGCCTCTTAGAAGTAGCATTTCAAATAAACTTGGCCTTGATACTCAGCAGCCTCTCCAAACTTCTATAGCATCCAAGTTCTCGAATTTG GCATCAAAGGTAAGTAACAAAGTTAAGTCAAGAATCCGGACCGGAGAAAATAACGGTGATCGTGAAAGCGGGAACGGAGGAAGTCATCAATCTGAGCATAGTTTCTCAGAAGTTGGTGTTGCAGACCACAGAGAGGATGCTAATTCCAGTGGAGCTAGCACACCCAGAGGTGATGTGATGCAGTCCCCTTTTGGTATATTTTCTCATGGTGAGGAAAGATCCCAAGGAAAAACTTTGAAAGAATCTGCCGATGATAGTGAAGGAAAATCTATTCACAAGATTATAACGTCTAGGGCTGAAGCATGGATTCAAAAGAAAACAATGGCATGGCCATGGAAAGCAAATGATCAAGAAGGATCGGAGGCAAAGGATGTCCGTGTTGCTGTGTCTTTCTTGTCAAATGATCATCAAGAAAATCAGTCAGTTAATCAGAAGCAAGAACGACAAGGAGGTGAAAGGAATCGCCCTAGTAACAATGAGACTTCAGGATCCTGGTCCTCGTCCATCAATATTAACAGCACAAGTAGTGCCAGCAGCTGTGGAAGTGCCGGAAGTTGTGCTGTCAATAATAAAGTGGATGTGGACACTGATTGCTTGGATTATGAAATTTTGTGGGAAGACCTGACTATTGGAGAACAAATTGGACAAG GTTCCTGTGGAACTGTATATCATGCTCTGTGGTATGGATCA GATGTTGCGGTCAAGGTATTCTCAAAGCAAGAATATTCAGATGATGTGATACTTTCCTTCAGACAAGAG GTTTCTGTTATTAAAAGGCTTCGGCACCCAAATATTCTTCTCTTTATGGGGGCAGTGACTTCACCTCAACGTCTCTGCATCGTGACAGAGTTTCTCCCACG TGGAAGCTTGTGTCGCTTGTTACACAGAAACACGCCGAAACTTGACTGGAGACGACGAGTTCATATGGCCTTGGATATT GCACGAGGTGTGAATTATCTTCATCACTGCAATCCACCTATCATCCATAGAGATTTGAAGTCATCAAATCTTCTAGTTGATAAGAATTGGACTGTAAAG GTTTGTGACTTTGGTCTTTCACGTCTTAAGCATGAAACATTTCTCACGACGAAGACAGGGAGGGGCACA CCACAATGGATGGCACCAGAAGTTCTTCGTAACGAACCCTCAGATGAGAA GTCCGATGTATACAGCTTTGGAGTAATATTATGGGAACTTGCAACCGAAAAGATCCCTTGGGATAATCTCAACTCAATGCAG GAACATTGCAGGTGA
- the LOC107639229 gene encoding uncharacterized protein LOC107639229 isoform X2, with translation MEVMSFCVTFIKFHTFAFLKPKVATTQIQGLSLPNNRSKHCNLYSSSSSSSRSIAATATLYPSTTQKNRHWMVLMEPPPHGVTSKSQLIDYYASTLHKVLASERDAQMCIYDASYDTHFGFCCDIDPQITSQLTSLPGVLLVRPDPDFSSSEKDYSLSSGQEGLLSNSKHWLVRIDKPAVGIVTKAQMVDYFVQILTKVMGNEKDAQMCIYHVSWKKIFGFCCELDDDCAQELAGVPGILSVQPDNNFESENKDYEGNNLENSLSVQKSFEASQAAPLRTKKLFVTGLSFYTSEKTLRAAFEGFGDLVEVKIIMDKISKRSKGYAFVEYTTEEAASAALKEMNGKIINGWMIVVDVAKTNPPRHNRVMSGHQFHKPKAF, from the exons atggAAGTTATGTCTTTTTGTGTCACATTCATCAAATTTCATACATTTGCCTTTCTGAAACCAAAAGTAGCAACAACCCAAATTCAGGGCCTTTCACTACCCAATAATAGGAGCAAACATTGCAATctttattcatcttcttcttcatcttcaagaAGTATAGCAGCAACAGCAACACTATACCCTTCCACCACACAGAAGAACCGCCACTGGATGGTACTCATGGAGCCTCCACCTCACGGTGTCACTTCCAAGTCACAACTCATCGATTATTACGCCAGCACTCTCCACAAAGTCCTTGCTAGTGAGAGAGATGCTCAAATGTGTATATATGATGCTTCCTACGATACACACTTTGGTTTCTGTTGTGACATTGATCCACAAATAACCTCCCAACTCACAAGTTTACCGGGGGTCTTGTTAGTTAGGCCTGATCCGGATTTCAGTTCTTCGGAAAAGGACTATAGTCTATCAAGTGGTCAAGAAGGTCTGCTATC GAATTCAAAGCATTGGCTTGTTAGAATTGATAAACCTGCTGTTGGGATTGTTACAAAGGCTCAGATGGTCGATTATTTTGTTCAAATATTGACCAAGGTCATGGGAAACGAGAAGGATGCTCAGATGTGCATATATCATGTTTCTTGGAAAAAAATATTTGGTTTTTGCTGTGAACTTGATGACGACTGTGCACAGGAGTTAGCTGGTGTGCCTGGTATCTTATCAGTTCAACCAGATAATAATTTTGAGTCAGAAAATAAGGATTATGAAGGTAATAACTTGGAAAACAGTTTGAGTGTGCAAAAATCTTTTGAAGCAAGTCAGGCAGCTCCCCTGCGAACGAAAAAGCTTTTTGTGACAGGACTATCGTTTTATACATCTGAGAAAACCTTACGCGCAGCATTTGAAGGCTTTGGTGATCTTGTTGAAGTCAAAATCATTATGGATAAAATTTCCAAAAGGTCCAAGGGTTATGCATTTGTTGAGTACACCACAGAGGAGGCTGCAAGCGCAGCATTGAAAGAGATGAATGGCAAGATTATTAATGGATGGATGATAGTAGTGGATGTTGCCAAGACTAACCCACCAAGGCACAACAGGGTCATGTCAGGCCATCAGTTTCACAAGCCAAAAGCCTTTTAA